GAGAGCTTTTGATGCATGTGATATTTTACCTAATAAAGactattgtttttttatttaaaagcTGCTTTAGTTGTGGTCACATCTGGGtgaatagtggtggtgactgCATTATTTGGGGTCACATCTGGGGGGGTTGTGGTTTTGGAATGGCAGCAGGGAGAGGATGAGCGCAAATGTACCATTTAGAttacaggtgtcaaactcatcccATGGAGGGCTGACTGTCTGCAGTTTTTCCGCTCCTCCCTTATACTTGATTGATGAGTTAAGCTTCCTAATTACTAATGAACTCCCCTCACTTCgttgtctagggcttaattgaaaggaatAAACAAAAACCTGCAAAcagtaggccctccatggaatgagtttgacacccctgcattAGATGGTGAATGCTCTTAGAATAAGAGATCACTATAGGACAGGGGTACACTCaccctacgaggtccagagcctgctgttttctgttctaccttatcattaattgcacacacctggtgacccaggtctaaatcagtccctgatgaAAAAAAATGCAgaggaactggctttgaggtccagagttgagtttgagggctttTCTTCTGATCACAATTTTTGTGTGTATTATACGCTTATACACTCACCACATGAATCGTAATTCAAACTGCCTTTGATATAACCAAGTTATTATAAGCTTCATTGGTCAAAATACAGAGTAGTAGATCATACATAAGAATGAGGGAGCTTTATTAATGCCTCGGGCATGCCACGATTCGATCTGTTTAGGGTTGCAATTCGATTTGGAATCGGGCTGCCTCCCAGGCATGAGTCAGGTGCCCTGTTATGGCCGGCGGCAaagtcggctcaaaacaaaagtaATGTAACTAAGCACGTAGACTGATGAGTGGGAATTTGTTTTCACAAGCAAAttgattgcttttgataaaatGCTTTATCTGCTTTCCCAATGAAAACGAGTTAGAAAATTCAAACATGTATTTTATGGAAAATGTATGTTTCTGGACGATGCACGGTGCTGCCTGGTTGACAACATGACTGAGCGGCTCAGATTACTGTTTTGATTTGAGATGGCGCGCCTCCCTCCCCGCTTTTGCACGATGAATATTCAACCCGAGCCAACGTAATAAAACTCCCTCTTTGGTTCCGTCTGTCTGAGTCAGCTGTAGCTGCTGCCCTCCGGTGGCTGACGTGGGATATATTTTTTTAGGAACAGCCCCTGCTTGTTTGCTATTGGTTTCTTTTAAAGACTTGAGCAATTATACATATTGCTCAAAAACGGAAGTACGAACATACGTTGTCCTTGACAACCAGCAATGCGTTCTTAGCAACTGCCTCAGAATGGCAAAGATTATTGGTGCTAAGAAATCATTGTGGCAACAAGTCTGTGAAGGTAAGGTATGCTTCAGAGTTAATTGTAAATACCGGTATGCATGTTGTCGACTAAAATAGGCACAAATATTTCGTTTTCATTGTTGTGTGCAACCAGAATATGAGTCGGAGCAGCCCAGTCCACCCAGCGCTGCTTGGACAGACAGTGGTTCAGTGAGCACTCATGTCTCCCAGTACAGCGCCAGCAAGCACTCTCCTGTCTTCTATGGTCTCATGGCAGCTAAGGTAAGgcagccaaacataccctcgtaaaactgaccatcctaccgatcctcgacttcggtgatgtcatctataaaatagcctccaacactctactcaacaaactggatgcagtctatcacagtggcaTCCGTTTTGCCACCAAAGACCCATGCACTACCcgccattgcgacctgtacgctctcgttggttggccctcgcttcatactcgtcgccagacccactggctacaggttatctacaagtctctgctaggtaaagccccgctttatttcagctcactcgtagcaagcgctccagcaggtatatctcactggtcatccccaaagtcaaTTCctctttggtcgtctttccttccagttctctgctgccaatgactggaacgaactgcaaaaatctctgaagctcgAAACATTTATCTCCCTCACTACCTTTAagtaccagctgtcagagcagctcacatattactgcacctgtacatagcccatctataatttagcccaaacaactacctcttcccctactgtatttatttatttatttttgctcctttgcaccccattatttctatttctactttgcacattcttccactgcaaatctaccattccagtgttttacttgctatattgtatttacttcgccaccatggccttttttttgcctttacctcccttatctcacctcatttgctcacattgtatatagacttatttttctactgtattattgactgtatgttttgtttattccatgtgtaactgtgttgtatgtgtcgaattgctatgctttatcttggccaggtcgcagttgcaaatgagaacttgttctcaactagcctacctggttaaataaaggtgggggggaaaataaaataaaaatgcacTTCAGTAAAtacaattcatttgtaaaaagaaAACGATATGTTTGtctacatggtgctgtgtggcTTTCTAGGTTGCTGTGGATGATGACCCTGTGAAGCAGTTGACCCTCTTCTGAGCCACCCTGCCCTTGCTGGATACTCTGCCTTGGACAAACCTCCATCCTCCTGTCACAGACAGCCTCTGACCACACACCCTGCATCCACTGCCCAGCTCCATCAACGTGAGTTTCAAACTACTTAAAACTCTAGCTTCTTTGTATGTGCAAAACATATTATTGCCTCTGCCAAGAGGTGTTGAAGTTTATGGCACAGGAAGTAGGTTAGTGTCCTGTAGCCTCAGTGTTTCTGGTGCAAGACCCGATACTGCTTTCCCCCCTCAATCGCTACACATAATCTATGCTTTTATCAGGAACAATACTTTCCTGTTTAATTAGCTCTCTAAGCACAGTAGAGGATAACAATGTTTCAAGTCTGTCTCGATTTTACTCCCCAATAATAGTACCATAACAGTGTTTTAGGCTACATTGGAGTGAAATGTTCCCTTGCATGGCAGAAAGGCCACTCTTACCCCACTTGTTAATCCATTCCCATGTCTGCCCCAGGCCCAATCACCCAGTTCCTGGAGGGGTCCGTGTTCCCAGTGCTACTGCCTGGACTGGAGGCCATGCTGAGAGAGGCCCAGAGACAACACTGCCTGGAGGTACTGGCACTAGGCCTATATCACACAATAACACTAACATGATATAATGGCAATTTACTAGATATCAATGTGGCCCTGCAGAACACTACAGACCACCaaactacaatacactacagtattTTAATAGTTTGCTTCCCCTGACTGTACTACATAAACAACTTTGAATTATAGAGTGACATGATGTATGATAACCTCTTCTGAAATATTGTCTCTAACATGTGATGAATCCCGACACCCAAAACTAGTACTAGGACTTATTTAATCCGACTTCAAGCACTGATGATACTATGATAATGATGATTATACTTCTGTAGAGCTCTGCAGATTATTACACAACAGTAACACTGTGATCCTTTTACTGTTTAAGAGGAAAAGAACAGCATTCAACGCTTGTGACTTCCTAACTGAGTGGCTGTACAAGTAAGACTGCCTGCATGCCCCCTTTGCTCTCTTCCATTCTCAGTTGATTTAGTACAAATCTTTGACAATGTCTCTGAACTTTCTGCCACCTCTTTATCTTCTGAGTGCTAAGCCATTGCTTTTACCATTAAAAAAAAGGTCTGTCTCTAAAAATGGATTGGTGTTACGCAACTATGACTGTAGTTTGTCTTTGTGTGAAACTAAGCTTAATATTCTGTCTGCTACGGTCTGTTCCAAAGccttttcttctctctcactGCAGTCGGAACCCCCGCCGGCAGGGACAGGCCCCTGTGGACTTCCATGAGATCCCATTTGTCAAGGACTGGCTCAGAATACAGTGAGTTGCAGAAGACTTAATAAAGTGTATACGCAAACATAACACAGAGCAAGAAAGTCATCTCAGAAATCACACAGAATAtgtatgcatgtacacacacacacagtgacacaaacTTTCACCTTAGGCTGATGCTGCCCTTATGAACAGAGGTGACTCACACgctgccccctcctctctccatctcctcctctcttctccctccctctcccagtcccaggcctcccatccctctctccctactgCTGTCAGACCAGCAGGCTGCTGTTCTCATCCAGTCCTTCTGGCGGGGCTATACCGTGAGTGTTGTTGACAGTAACGTAAAGGTCACTGTTATTTTAGATGAGAAATAGTCTTGTACCATTTTAAAAGGTGTCAATGCACGGTGTGTAAAGGGTTAAATGCTCCACTGTCCCCTATTTTGctgtgtgtttgttagtgtgtaaGCGTGCATGCTTATGTGTGTTCTTttacgtgcatgcatgtgtgtgtattattGTGTTCAGGCATGTGCATTTTCAGGAGCTGGCCAGTGACCCCATATGAAACAAATATATTGTGTAATCCCATTCTTTTCTGGCTACAGCGTGATTATGTCATCAGTGATGCACTGCCTAATTCCTTCCTGTGTGGGTGTCCTTGAGTGCTCTGTTCTGGATAAATATAGACACTAATtgctgtaagtcactctggttaAGAGCGTCTCATAATTTACAAAAAAtgtaaactcacacacacacacacacacatagacacacttctAATCAGACAAGTCTCTGTCTCGTCTATCTACTAGACACTGTTGTTGTCTGTTTACGATGTAACCACAAATTACCCCTTTTTTACACACAAACACCAAAACAGATCTTTTTCTTCTCATCCCATCTCTGTGATGGCGTAGAAAAATCCAGTCAAAAATCTCATTGTCTGTGTAAATGATTAAGGATCGACGATGCCAGCTGTGGTTTAGATCTGTCATGTCCAAACAGGCTCTGCTCGAGTGGGCTTGAAGAAGCACTGGGGTGGGCAGAGCAGAGCATGCAGAGTGTGTCCGCGTGTCCCTGTGTCCTGTTCTGCCAGTGTGGCCAGAGGTAGGCAGTATTGGATCACTTGTGTTATCTCGCACTGTAATTGGTTGTAATTCCTCTCCTCAACAGGAGGTGGCGGTAGTGAGCCTGTCCTCTCATTGACTCCCTGTGTTTATCCTGCTCTGACTGAGGTGAGGTTCAATAGGGCGAGGGATAGCACAGCAGACTCTCCCCAATAGAAGTTTAGGGATGGAGTGGAGAGAGATGGCTTGGAAGGCTCTGCTAAAAGGCTTTTTGAGGGATGattagagagggagtgaaggagaggaacACTGTTAGTGCTGTTTTAGGAACTTGGGCCAGCCCAGAACTGGGTCTGAGGCGCTTGCTGTTTGATGTACAGCTATGTTTGTGTCTGTGGATAATGGGGATCTGGGACTAGATCTTAACTAGGGCGTAGTGGTTAGCCCTCCCAactcacatacagtgccttcggaaagtattcagaccccttgactttttccacattttgttacgtaacagcctttttcgaaaatctacacacaataccccataatgacaaagcgaaaacaggtttttagtaaacataaataccttagttacataagtattcagactctttgctatgagactcgaaattttccattgatcatccttgagatgtttctacaacttgattggagttcacttgtagtaaattaaattgattggacatgatttggaaaggcacacacctgtctatataaggtcccacagttgacagtgcatgtcagagcaaaaaccaagccatgaggtcgaaggaattgtccatagagcttcgagacatgattgtgtcaaggcagcattgaaggtccccaagaacagtggcctccatcattcttaaatggaagaagtttgaaacccccaagactcttcctagagctggccgtccagccaaactgagcaatcgggggagaagggccttggtcagggaggtgaccaagaatttgatggtcactgacagagctctagagttcctctgtggagatgggagaaccttccagaaggacaacaatctctgcagccctccaccaatcaggcctttatggtagagtggccagatggaagccactcctcagtgaaaggcacatgacagccagcttggagtttgtcaaaaggcacctaaagactctcagacgatgagaaacaagattctctggtctgatgaaaccaagattgaactctttggccttaatgccaagcgtcacgtctggaggaaacctggcaccatccctatggtgaagcatggtggtggcagcatcatgctgtggggatgtttttcggctgcagggactgggagactagtcaggattgagggaaagatgaacagagcaaagtacagagagattcttgatgaaaacctgctccagagcgctcaggacctcagactggggcgaaggttcaccttccaacaggacaacaaccctaagcacactgccaagacgacgcaggagtggcttcgggacaagtctctgaatgtccttgagtggcccagccgatcgaacttctctggagagacctgaaaaatctGTGTGAGCTTGAGATGTTTTGACaaagctgacagagcttgagaggatctgcacagaagaatgggagaaactccccaagtacaggtatgcctagcttgtagcgtcataaccaagataactcaaggctgtaatcactgcctgtaaggtgcttcaacaaagtattgagtatttgaaattttagttttttatttgtaataaattaacaaaaaattctaaaaacttgtttttgctttgtcattaaggggtattaagtgtagattgatgagggggaaacctgtcacgtaacaaaatgtggaaaaagtcaaggggtttgaatactttctgaatgcactgtatacccctGGTGGCAGGGGGACTGAGCCCACTCTGCCACTTCAGTGTCTGAGACATTCTACTTTATGATACCCCCCTCTACACTTTCCCACTGTTCTTTCAATGAAATATATAAAATAGGGATTTGTCTGGAGGCTGTGCTGATGCTCTGCACAGTGCCATCATGcttcagaggagtgtgtgtgtgtgtgtgtgtgtgtgtgtgtgtgtgtgtgtgtgtgtgtgtgtgtgtgtgtgtgtgtgtgtgtgtgtgtgtgtgtgtgtgtgtgtgtgtgtgtgtgtgtgtgtgtgtgtgtgtgtgtgtgtgtgtgtgtgtgtgtggctcagcgGGGTGGAAACAGTGTTTGTGAAGCTTTTCAGTAGACGTCAATACTATTTTCCTCTCGTTCTCACCTCTAGCCCTTTATCCATCATACTCATCCtaatccttccttcctctctcattCAATCCCCCTTACACCATACTCTCCtgttcctcccccttcctctgactatctctctcttcctctctcattcaGTCCCCCTTACACCATACTCTCCtgttcctcccccttcctctgactatctctctcttcctctctcattcaGTCCCCCTTACACCATACTCTCCtgttcctcccccttcctctgactatctctctcttcctctctcattcaGTCCCCCTTACACCATACTCTCCtgttcctcccccttcctctgactatctctctcttcctctctcattcaGTCCCCCTTACACCATACTCTCCTGTTCCCCCCTTCCTctgactatctctctcttcctctctcattcaGTCCCCCTTACACCATACTCTCCtgttcctcccccttcctctgactatctctctcttcctctctcattcaGTCCCCCTTACACCATACTCTCctgtccccccccccttcctctgactatctctctcttcctctctcattcaGTCCCCCTTACACCATACTCTCctgttcctcccccctcctctgactatctctctcttcctctctcattcaGTCCCCCTTACACCATACTCTCCtgttcctcccccttcctctgactatctctctcttcctctctcattcaGTCCCCCTTACACCATACTCTCCTGTTCCCCCCTTCCTctgactatctctctcttcctctctcattcaGTCCCCCTTACACCATACTCTCCtgttcctcccccttcctctgactatctctctcttcctctctcattcaGTCCCCCTTACACCATACTCTCCTGTTCCTCCCCCCTTCCTCTGactatatctctctttctctgcctcatccctctctcttactatctctctctttctctctctctcactcacttggCTGAGTTATGTAACCTGCCTGACGCAGCATTGACTGCAGAGAAGGGGTGTGCGGGTGCGTGTGTACGTGCATTTGTgtgtacccctccctccctcacctctttCATTCACAATATGTGTAGTTGTTACCAAGGATGAACGTTCGGCATCAGAAACACACGTTGATGATGCCACATAGCAGCCAGTATATCACACAGCAGCCAGTATATCACACAGCAGCCAGTATATCACACAGCAGCCAGTATATCACACAGCAGCCAGTATATCAAAGAGCACCCAGTCAGACAATGTTCTTGTCTCTCTGAGCAGCACAGGGAGATGCTAGGCTGAACACTAGAAAGAGAGATGCTACGACACAACATGTTATGTAATATACTTAGCTAACACACCGTAGCCATAGCCCAGCTACCCATAATCCTCCATCCTTTAACTCCTGCTAggcacagtgcagtacagtactggaggtACACATCAAAGTGTAAACTcctcttttcacagtccccaaatccagaataaattcaagaaagtgtacggtattatatagagccattattgcatggaaatccgttccatctcatattgctcagatgaacagcaaacctggtttcaaaaaacagataaagcaatacctaacgacacaacgcctctcccctatttgacctagatagtttgtgtgtatgttattgacatgtaggctatgtgtgcctttaaaacatgtttgatgtagttctgtccttgagctgtatTATCTAATGTTTCATGTTtagtgtggaccccaggaagaatagttgctgctttcgcaacagctaatggggatgttcatcaggcaccaaacagaagaaaagggactgaaacagggatggactacctgcactcacccaataagaaacgcttgttTTTCAACTTCCGTTTCAAAACGTTTTGCTATGGTTTGACCTAATGAATATGACCTTGCTCTAACCATCTGGAAGCCTTAGCCAGCAGATGCACTACATAAGCCCACAACagagatcagtggaggctgctgaggggaggacggctcataataatgtctggaatggagtcaatggaatggtatcaaccatatGGAAGCCAtctcctcccttcagcagcctccactgacagagATATACTACATAAACCCACCACAGAGATATACTACATAAGTCCACCACAGAAATATACTACGTAAGCCCACATCAGAGATGTACTACATAAACCCACCACAGAGATATCCTACATAAACCCACCACAGAGATATATTACATAAACCCACCACAGAGATATATTACATAAACCCACCACAGAGATGTACTACATAACCCACCACAGAGATATATTACATAAACCCACCACAGAGATGTACTACATAAACCCACCACAGAGATGTACTACATAAGCCCACTACAGAGATGTGTACATAAACCCACCACAGAGATATATTACATAAACCCACCACAGAGATGTACTACATAAGCCCACTACAGAGATGTGTACATAAACCCACCACAGAGATATATTACATAAACCCACCACAGAGATATACTACATAAGCCCACCACAGAGATGTGTACATAAACCCACCACAGACCACTTAAGGCATTGCAATGGTGAGTTAAACAGTATTGTGGCCAAAAGAGACCAGTAATAAATAGCTTTCCAATTAAACAGTCAATGGGGCTCAATAGTGTGGCcatgtagagaaagagagggcttTTATGGTCATAGATAGACGCCTCTAGGGTGCTGCTCTGTTTAGCCTACCCCACTCTCAGAGATTTACAGGCATGGACTCAGTACCTAGCCCAGTCCAGCCCAGGACATCTCATAGCCCAGCACAGCAGAGCTTAGTCCTAGCCTACCCCATTCCAGTCCATAGTCAGTCTAGCCTATAGCCTAGCCTAGTAGCTTAGCTTTTTCTATCCTATAGCCTAGCCTACCAGAGTCCATAGTCAGTCTAGCCTATAGCCTAGCCTACCCCAGTCCATAGTCAGTCTAGCCTATAGCCTAGCCTACCCCAGTCCATAGTCAGTCTAGCCTATAGCCTAGCCTAGTAGTTTAGCTTTGTCTAGCCTATAGCCTAGCCTACCCCAGTCCATAGTCAGTCTAGCCTATAGCCTAGCCTAGTAGTTTAGCTTTGTCTAGCCTATAGCCTAGCCTACCCCAGTCCATAGTCAGTCTAGCCTATAGCCTAGCCTACCCCAGCCCATAGTCATCTACCTCTCTGTGTACTTAGACTGTGAGTAGCTAGGTACTGCTGTGCCCTATACTTACTTTGccagggctctacagtgcgaccattttactcgcatatgcgcctaaatattttgctgtgcgaccTGGAATTTTAATTGAGGAGCACCAGTGTGCCtagaaaaacatcacccagatgaTAATTGTTGTAATGATAATGTACGGCAGCACCTGAGTGCCATGGAGAACACACTGAGCGCAGATTCATGACAAAGAAAACGGCTTGTtacatcaaatatttttttatgtgcTCTTAACATTTTTTACTTGGCGCACACATGCTCCTTGTAAAAAGGGGCAGCATAGAGCCCTGTGTATGACTGTGGGGTGTAGGCTTGGGTGACCCCCAGTATTATCCCTGCATGCCCTGGCATGGCCTGGTAGTGGTGCCACCACTATCAGTGATACATTCACAGAACTGTGggaacatagaaatataatctgtAGAACAgacatccccattcaagtcaagacTCCACACCTGTTCTAGCAAATACATGTCTATGTGAGGCAAGGCTGTTGGAGAGAGATTTTGCCCATAGAGAACTAGGTCTGTGATTCCAGATGAGTGATTGGAGGGATGTTAGTTGACTTGCATTAGACCAGTGAGCTAGTGAAAAGCTAATGGTAGGCAAGCCTTTATGAGGGGCGGACAATAAGAACACAAGGGCTGAGTTAGCCTGATAACCACAATGGACACTTCTCTAATCTGTGTCTACCCATCCCTCCCTTTAAATGGCAATCCAAAGGGAGTGATGTTGTCTGCTTGCAGTACACCCTATAGGCTTATAGtacacactacatagggaatagggtgctgtttgagacacAGCCAGTGATGCAGTGAGGAACCACAAGGCACTTAGATGAACCCTGTGTGGCCCCCAGGAAGTGCAGTACCCTGGGGCAGAGCGTGGttcttcctcctctccatccaccCCTACATTCCTCCATGGCCCGGCTCTGCTGTAGATgaatcaaataaaataacattttatttgtcacatgcagcgaatacaacaggtgtaggtagaccttaccgtgaaatgcttacttacaagcccttaaccaacaatgcagttcaagaagtaGGGTTcagaaaatatttgctaaataaactaaagtaaaaaatgtcataaaaagtaacacaataagatgacataacaataacgaggctatgtacagggggtacctgtaccgagtcaatgtgggggggtacagattagtcaa
The sequence above is a segment of the Salvelinus alpinus chromosome 1, SLU_Salpinus.1, whole genome shotgun sequence genome. Coding sequences within it:
- the iqck gene encoding LOW QUALITY PROTEIN: IQ domain-containing protein K (The sequence of the model RefSeq protein was modified relative to this genomic sequence to represent the inferred CDS: inserted 1 base in 1 codon), whose amino-acid sequence is MAKIIGAKKSLWQQVCEEYESEQPSPPSAAWTDSGSVSTHVSQYSASKHSPVFYGLMAAKVAVDDDPVKQXDPLLSHPALAGYSALDKPPSSCHRQPLTTHPASTAQLHQRPITQFLEGSVFPVLLPGLEAMLREAQRQHCLERKRTAFNACDFLTEWLYNRNPRRQGQAPVDFHEIPFVKDWLRIHPRPPIPLSLLLSDQQAAVLIQSFWRGYTVRARADVQELRQWQRELREDNRDITKTVQEFWAHQESRVTSALNDLRGDSTTPQTGGGYSNSDVSIQVVSPTPQSTMVHTPTSQMSPESTESLPPSLQGVEELTREERTLTDSLTLPEAAAAAVAALATAMDTFSPSLGKH